In one Lolium rigidum isolate FL_2022 chromosome 3, APGP_CSIRO_Lrig_0.1, whole genome shotgun sequence genomic region, the following are encoded:
- the LOC124699593 gene encoding uncharacterized protein LOC124699593, giving the protein MSNGGSPTSSPSVCSRSWSISEDSLRRYVSYASESCIQELLAASDSGRGAGDGEDDGWKTLAYFNGVEISKRQLGTGQMFRSRWLLHAVSPEQFMAVANAVDAAKQWESDLVDATYIKELGDDLSIIHLKFGDASKLFRRRDLVVYERRQTMDDGTLVVAVASLPKEIAAGLLPRDSRGRSTVGRGLLLQSGWVVEKLHDDDGADSCLVTYVVQLDPAAGWLPRCIVSRLDNKLVTIIAKLKKLAHTTTCTSAAAVHAAASSCSSDEACDPGE; this is encoded by the exons atgaGCAATGGCGGCTCTCCTACCTCCTCCCCTTCCGTTTGCTCAAGATCATG GTCTATAAGCGAGGATTCTCTGAGGAGGTATGTGAGCTACGCCAGCGAGAGCTGCATCCAGGAGCTGCTCGCCGCCTCGGACTCCGGACGgggcgccggcgacggcgaggacgacggatGGAAGACGTTGGCGTACTTCAACGGCGTGGAGATATCGAAGCGGCAGTTGGGGACTGGGCAGATGTTCCGGAGCCGGTGGCTGCTGCACGCCGTCTCGCCGGAGCAGTTCATGGCCGTTGCCAACGCCGTCGACGCCGCCAAG CAGTGGGAGTCTGACCTCGTTGACGCCACGTACATCAAGGAGCTGGGAGACGACCTGAGCATCATCCACCTCAAGttcggcgacgcctccaagctCTTCCGCCGGCGGGACCTGGTCGTGTACGAGCGGCGGCAGACCATGGACGACGGCAcgctggtggtggcggtggcgtcgcTGCCCAAGGAGATCGCGGCGGGACTGCTGCCGCGGGACTCCAGGGGCCGGAGCACCGTCGGCAGGGGCCTGCTCCTCCAGTCAGGGTGGGTCGTCGAGAAGctccacgacgacgacggcgccgacTCCTGCCTCGTCACCTACGTGGTGCAGCTCGACCCGGCGGCCGGGTGGCTGCCGCGCTGCATCGTCAGCCGCCTCGACAACAAGCtcgtcaccatcatcgccaaGCTCAAGAAGCTCGCGCACACCACCACCtgcacgtcggcggcggcggtgcacgCGGCCGCAAGTAGCTGCAGCTCCGACGAGGCGTGTGATCCAGGAGAATAA